The following proteins are co-located in the Hevea brasiliensis isolate MT/VB/25A 57/8 chromosome 11, ASM3005281v1, whole genome shotgun sequence genome:
- the LOC110660959 gene encoding EP1-like glycoprotein 4, protein MQRGCYIFLVVALLTYDFSYSYSLANLLVDGNSELRDTDGSLVWSTKTSKKSVAGMKMMDTRNFVLHDSNNNIVWQSFDHPTDTLLPGQKLVRGQKLVSSVSKDNISDGNFYLSMTSHGLFGFYDAEVSQMYFKYLDYGGNMESIELKYNGLPSIIKQL, encoded by the exons atgcaacgggggtgttacatctttCTTGTTGTTGCATTGTTAACATATGATTTCTCGTATTCCTATTCTCTTGCCAAC TTACTAGTTGACGGAAATTCAGAGCTGAGAGATACAGATGGAAGTTTGGTTTGGTCTACCAAAACATCTAAAAAGTCTGTTGCGGGTATGAAGATGATGGACACTAGAAATTTTGTCCTCCATGATAGCAATAACAATATTGTTTGGCAGTCCTTTGATCATCCAACAGACACATTACTTCCAGGCCAGAAATTGGTGAGAGGGCAGAAGCTGGTGAGTAGTGTTTCAAAAGACAATATCTCAGATGGAAATTTCTATCTTTCTATGACCTCTCACGGTCTGTTTGGTTTTTACGATGCTGAAGTCTCACAGATGTACTTTAAATATTTAGATTATGGTGGGAACATGGAAAGCATAGAACTGAAGTACAATGGATTACCATCCATAATCAAACAACTGTAG